From the Rhodothermales bacterium genome, one window contains:
- the rpsA gene encoding 30S ribosomal protein S1, translated as MAEELDTKTQSEEQVNDAPSDDGPTTLDQADPADAAPAATASSDDAADEEGAEGESLIDKARHAVERVVDAAEDAVEDAVEDATEGAKRLLDEAVDAAKKATSGAAHAVAEAAESVAERITGSAETVDPEAPVAVESRDELSYTGGSYGYTGEIQGKVISLAELEQYENRTDPDEPEDKDDALMEMYERSMTEVTEGEIVMGRIASIGEKEIVIDIGFKSDGIVSKNEFDLDLEIGQEVGVFLERLEDRYGQLVLSKTKADDLRRWQKIEEAHETEGIIEGTIIRRIKGGMIVDLLGAEAFLPGSQIDVRPVRDFDAYLGKTMEYKVVKINAANGNVVVSHKALIEKDLEAQRTKILDSMEVGQVLEGIVKNIVDFGVFIDLGGVDGLLHITDLSWGRVGHPSEVVELDQKLNVVVLNYEKERQRISLGLKQLLPHPWENIEERFAENQTVQGRVVSITDYGAFVELEKGIEGLVHISEMSYTEHIKHPTQKVQLGQIVDVKVLNIDTEDKKISLGMKQLEADPWEGILDRFSVGQTATGIVRNITSFGAFVEIEAGIDGLVHVSDLSWTKRIKHPSEVVKKGQELDIQILDIDVAQRRLSLGHKQVQTDPWQQYATAYEENSDTTAVVTEVTSDGIRVEMPLEAPGFVPASHLERPGDPMDAYREGETLELRVIRLDRSSRDIILSETARRMAAERAEKNQERAEKSAVQREERKAVQQFQSEARGPATIGELSGLEALKAKMEAQEAASEPEEAVEVGPEDATASTDKDMIEGEAGAAPEMMDEPADEAVADATGSDDEDEDGASAEMGEADATVTGDDAESVAEEAEEEEKEA; from the coding sequence CAACGACGCCCCGAGCGACGACGGCCCCACGACGCTCGACCAGGCAGACCCCGCGGACGCCGCCCCGGCCGCCACCGCTTCCTCCGACGACGCCGCTGACGAAGAGGGCGCCGAGGGAGAATCCCTGATCGACAAAGCCCGCCACGCCGTCGAGCGCGTCGTCGACGCGGCGGAAGACGCCGTTGAGGACGCTGTCGAAGACGCGACGGAAGGCGCCAAGCGCCTCCTTGACGAAGCCGTCGACGCGGCGAAGAAGGCCACCTCCGGCGCAGCGCATGCCGTCGCCGAAGCCGCCGAGTCCGTCGCCGAGCGCATCACCGGCAGCGCCGAGACCGTCGATCCCGAAGCCCCTGTCGCCGTCGAGAGCCGCGACGAGCTGAGCTACACCGGTGGCTCCTACGGCTATACCGGCGAGATCCAGGGCAAGGTGATCTCCCTCGCTGAGCTCGAGCAGTACGAGAACCGCACGGACCCCGACGAGCCCGAGGACAAGGACGACGCGCTCATGGAGATGTACGAGCGCTCGATGACCGAAGTCACCGAGGGCGAGATCGTCATGGGCCGCATCGCGTCGATCGGCGAGAAAGAAATCGTCATCGACATCGGGTTCAAGTCCGACGGCATCGTCTCGAAGAACGAGTTCGACCTCGACCTCGAGATCGGGCAGGAAGTCGGCGTGTTCCTCGAGCGTCTCGAAGACCGCTACGGCCAGCTCGTCCTCTCCAAAACCAAGGCCGACGACCTCCGCCGCTGGCAGAAGATCGAAGAGGCCCACGAGACCGAGGGCATCATCGAGGGCACGATCATCCGCCGGATCAAGGGCGGCATGATCGTCGACCTCCTCGGCGCCGAGGCGTTCCTCCCCGGCTCGCAGATCGACGTCCGCCCCGTGCGGGACTTCGACGCGTACCTCGGGAAGACGATGGAGTACAAGGTCGTCAAGATCAACGCGGCGAACGGCAACGTCGTCGTCAGCCACAAGGCGCTCATCGAGAAGGACCTCGAGGCGCAGCGGACGAAGATCCTCGACTCGATGGAAGTCGGGCAGGTGCTCGAGGGCATCGTCAAGAACATCGTCGACTTCGGTGTCTTCATCGACCTCGGCGGCGTGGACGGCCTCCTCCACATCACCGACCTCTCGTGGGGCCGCGTCGGCCACCCGAGCGAAGTCGTCGAGCTCGACCAGAAGCTCAACGTCGTCGTGCTCAACTACGAGAAGGAGCGGCAGCGGATCTCGCTCGGCCTCAAGCAACTCCTCCCGCACCCGTGGGAGAACATCGAGGAGCGGTTCGCCGAGAACCAGACGGTCCAGGGCCGCGTGGTGTCCATCACGGACTACGGCGCGTTCGTCGAGCTCGAGAAGGGCATCGAGGGCCTCGTCCACATCTCCGAGATGAGCTACACCGAGCACATCAAGCACCCCACCCAGAAGGTGCAGCTCGGGCAGATCGTCGACGTGAAGGTGCTCAACATCGACACCGAGGACAAGAAGATCTCCCTCGGGATGAAGCAGCTCGAAGCCGACCCGTGGGAAGGCATCCTCGACCGCTTCTCCGTCGGCCAGACGGCGACGGGCATCGTCCGCAACATCACCTCGTTCGGCGCCTTCGTCGAGATCGAGGCGGGGATCGACGGGCTCGTGCACGTCTCGGACCTCTCGTGGACGAAGCGGATCAAGCACCCCTCCGAAGTGGTGAAGAAGGGGCAGGAGCTCGACATCCAGATCCTCGACATCGACGTGGCGCAGCGCCGCCTCTCGCTCGGTCACAAGCAGGTCCAGACCGACCCGTGGCAGCAGTACGCCACGGCGTACGAGGAGAACTCCGACACGACGGCCGTCGTCACCGAGGTCACGTCGGACGGGATCCGCGTCGAGATGCCGCTGGAGGCCCCGGGCTTCGTCCCGGCCAGCCACCTCGAGCGCCCCGGCGACCCGATGGACGCGTACCGCGAGGGCGAGACGCTCGAGCTCCGCGTCATCCGCCTCGACCGTTCCAGCCGCGACATCATCCTCTCGGAGACCGCCCGCCGCATGGCGGCCGAGCGCGCCGAGAAGAACCAGGAGCGCGCTGAGAAGTCGGCGGTGCAGCGGGAAGAGCGGAAGGCCGTGCAGCAGTTCCAAAGCGAAGCCCGTGGCCCGGCCACGATCGGCGAGCTCAGCGGCCTCGAAGCGCTGAAGGCGAAGATGGAAGCGCAGGAAGCGGCTTCCGAGCCCGAAGAGGCTGTCGAAGTCGGCCCGGAAGACGCGACAGCGAGCACGGACAAGGACATGATCGAGGGCGAGGCTGGTGCAGCGCCCGAGATGATGGACGAGCCCGCCGACGAAGCCGTCGCCGACGCCACTGGCTCCGACGACGAGGACGAAGACGGCGCCTCCGCCGAAATGGGCGAGGCTGACGCCACCGTCACCGGTGACGACGCCGAGTCCGTCGCTGAGGAGGCTGAGGAAGAAGAGAAAGAAGCCTAA